The Patagioenas fasciata isolate bPatFas1 chromosome 25, bPatFas1.hap1, whole genome shotgun sequence genome includes a region encoding these proteins:
- the LOC136112633 gene encoding uncharacterized protein, with product MSNICIQEPPTNGKGGSPGAGAAVGEPRPAGVRELRCPAGRGLRAGAAAGARARGVGRGAARGVDRALCEEAGIRTALLESEEHKCPTCHRTDVSPDALFANKFLRQAVNNFRNGTAYTERVRKQLWQQPPPLVTPPAALVTNAELSSSSSLPISSLSAEKDCQVPAPRQAALPHLLGPQGQSGPTTGPSMRARAMCSAGDKAAWELSKSRCSALSYPGSSYTHCKSRSGSSCTRSDSRSRSRSRSRSHSPLPPSPRRGKGKSLTYRSRSRWRGDHRSGSRSPVFRGQSRTQRTTPQGQGEREYFNRHTAVPLYGMKAAYGRSVEFQDPFEKERYREWERNYGEWSGKPDKGCAAGAQPALPPNRGNFFPERFDPPESRREILPYAWGRREDYPGGHSHENHCIAGDDPEKPSGREHHGTENPTNSKEVKNPLGDDRANKQRLQGKRRREDENEGFPNAELFEDAKKPKRAR from the exons ATGAGCAACATCTGCATCCAGGAGCCCCCCACCAACGGCAAGGGGGGCTCGCCGGGGGCAGGGGCTGCCGTGGGCGAGCCCAGGCCGGcgggggtgagggagctgcgctgccccgcagggagggggctgcgggCGGGAGCCGCTGCTGGCGCGCGTGCGCGGGGCGTGGGGCGCGGGGCCGCTCGGGGCGTGGATCGCGCGCTCTGCGAGGAGGCGG GTATCAGGACAGCGTTACTGGAATCTGAGGAACATAAATGCCCAACCTGTCACCGGACGGATGTTTCTCCGGATGCTTTATTTGCCAACAAGTTCCTACGCCAG GCTGTGAACAACTTCAGAAATGGAACTGCCTACACAGAAAGGGTCCgtaagcagctctggcagcagccgcCACCGCTGGTgacacctcctgctgctctggtgaCAAACGCGGAACTTTCCAGCTCTTCCTCTCTGCCCATCAGCAGTTTGTCAGCAGAGAAG GACTGTCAGGTTCCTGCTCCAAGACAAGCGGCTTTACCACATCTCCTGGGCCCCCAAGGACAATCAGGCCCCACAACCG GTCCGTCAATGAGAGCCAGGGCAATGTGCTCAGCAGGTGACAAAGCAGCCTGGGAACT GTCCAAGTCTCGCTGTAGTGCTTTGTCTTACCCTGGAAGTTCGTACACCCACTGCAAGTCACGATCAGGCTCCTCCTGCACTCGCTCCGACTCTCGATCACGGAGCCGTTCCCGTTCCCGCTCCCACTCGCCATTGCCGCCGTCtccaagaagaggcaaagggaagAGTCTCACCTATCGCTCCAGGTCAAGGTGGCGTGGTGATCACCGCTCAGGGTCAAGGTCTCCAGTATTCAGAGGCCAGTCTCGCACTCAAAGGACCACACCTCAAGGGCAAGGAGAAAGGGAGTATTTTAACAGACACACAGCGGTTCCACTATATGGTATGAAAGCTGCCTATGGCAGATCGGTTGAATTTCAGGAtccatttgaaaaggaaagatacaGAGAATGGGAGAGGAACTATGGGGAATGGTCTGGAAAGCCTGAcaagggctgtgctgctggtgctcagccTGCACTTCCACCGAACAGAGGGAACTTTTTTCCAGAGAGGTTTGATCCACCTGAGAGCAGACGAGAGATTTTGCCTTACGCTTGGGGACGTAGGGAGGATTACCCTGGTGGGCACAGCCATGAAAATCATTGTATAGCTGGAGATGACCCTGAAAAGCCTTCTGGAAGAGAGCACCATGGCACGGAAAATCCAACAAACTCAAAAGAGGTGAAAAACCCACTTGGAGATGACAGAGCAAATAAACAGAGACTccaagggaagagaagaagagaggatgAGAATGAAGGTTTTCCCAATGCTGAGCTCTTTgaagatgcaaaaaaacccaagagagccaggTAG